The nucleotide window tacaatgcagcacattatgcGTATTTCCCCATCGGAACGGGctcaattatctcagtgatgcGTGAACAAATtttgatgcaccattttaaagaagaaacgtCCTTGTTCTTGAATCTACAAAAAGGTTTttattttactgccgacattttaagttatACCCCCAATCCACAGGACCTATATTTATTGAGACAACCTGTATCTTTAATCAAATGACACACCCTGTATATTTAATCATATTAAATCTTACATTTTACAAGGAGTTATCTAGGGCTTAGAAtcaatcagtcccgttgttgctatgcacctccgatacCGTACGAGTATCGCGTTGACACGGGcacgcgctaaagtgtgtgatatcgtgtcacatcacacgggtaagaaccaataagattgcaacaacattctcaagtgttttaaGAATTTGACTTTATTCACACGCGAGGTTCATACGTACAGATTATCCATTgaaatcaggggcgtagcaagacctcggggcccatggacaaggagctgTGCGGGGCCCTTTATCAGCACTTATGTCATTTCACCTTTGCTCAGGGCCCCTGAAATCTCGAGgtccatggacttcgtccaccctgtccacccgcttgctacgccctgattgaaatgtgtgtgatattgGCCGTATACAAATGaaattgcgatttcacatttttgaCACCAACAACGGCGTATAACGCACGGGTGACGTTGAAATATACTGATTTTTAATGCATGTCGAGGCGCAAGAAAACGTGCAGAAAGAGTGCTACCCCGGTGTTATTGTCAAAATATCATGATCTTATTTGTACAGCTGACCCTTATCTGGAGTTTAAAATAACTTAAGTACCGTAAAAACACGATAgtcagcatatgtgcttactatcgagcgtttttgaaaacaagaaattgtaccaaagtccgatgTGTTGAGACACATATtcgcaggtttacttgttcgtatacgGTATAACTATCTGTATCGATAATTTGCTCAAAACTCTTTACACTCTTTACGGCTTTTGATagtactatcgagtttttacggtatgtaggGTCACTTGGGGGTAAAATGGTCCTTTGGGGTAATATGGACCCCTACATGAAAATCTGCTTGTAGAGAAAATGTTACAGCCCCCTGTTTAATCATTTCGTATGTCATTTTAGCTGTAAACATAGAAATACAGTGCTGCAGCCTGATTATCCATCAGAAAATCAATCATTTTGCGAAAAGGCAAGATATTTTTGCGTGCACTTTTGTACTTCTTATAAGTATGTAATATGGATCGTATTATATAACTGTGAAGTGTAGGGTGAGCTTGAGTGTGTGAATGGCCTCCTACATCCCATTCAATGAGACGCAGTGCATTGGGGTAATATGGCCCTTGGTAACATGCAGAATTGTACACCTTACAACACAGTTACGCTTACCGTAATTGGATCAGAATTCCTGTTAAGTGCTTTTATCTTTTTGAAGATAAAGTGTTCTCATGTTTGAACACTAGTATACCTACCAGATTTTTAAATGCAAGTGGTTTACGTTCGAAGTTAATGAACTGTCAATTAATTTGCATTTTAATTACCATGTTGGCAGGGCATTAGAAACATTGATTTACACAGGGGCCATATTACCCAAGTTTTGGGGGTAATATGGCCTCCGTGACCAATTGTCGTATTTGCCATTTCCTCATTAATAGCAAAatgtaatttaatatttttcattatgtTTGTGTTGGTAATAAATAGTTCTTGAAATCCTAGAAGTATGAGTTGATATCAAGTTCCGTAGATTGGTAGTTACTGCTGTTTTATACTTAAGGGTACTATCTCTAAGGTCATGACCTTGACATTGgggaaaatttttattttatttttgacaagaagACATACATATCAAGAAGACATACATTAAAACCTGATCAACCATGAACGATTTAAAACTAAATGAGGACAAAACGGAAGTAATCCATATCACATATCCCTTTACCATCTGTTCAAATTTGTGACTCGTTTATCAAACCTGTAAATAATGCTCGTAATCTTGGTGTAATTGTCCAGAATGATCCGAGAATGGATTCTTTTGTTAATAACATTTGTCGCTCAGCTTCTTTTTGCTCTGTATAAAATTGACCAGATCAGAAAATATCTTGATAAAAATTATACTGGAACGCTTGTTCATGCTTTTATTACATGTCGCCTTGATTAAATCAATTATATAATGGGTCGTGTCAaatctttgattttgttttggtatCGTGATAATTTCCGTATCGTAAATTGTAATTTTATTCATTGAAGTACAGAATCACGataccaaaataaaatcaaacatttgacaCTGCACACTATGCCATTGTTGATCAAACACTTGAGTACAGATCTATGTTCAAGCGAATCAAACACTTAAATAATCATACAAatgacaaaatttaataattatgtatCTTTGAATCACTGTGCTTAGATCTAAATAGAGTATCTCCAAACATGCAACACTTTGTGTCAGAGGTCATAAATATTAAAATCCACCACAAATTATATTTAGTTTATGTTCTAACCTCAGATTTCGATATTATGTTGGCCACCAATAAAGGTAATACCGAGCTAAAATCGTTAGCGAattgtaactttttttaaatgtgtgcCATTAAAACCGTTTCCAATATTCCTATTTATACTATGAAATATTGAAAAGTAGGTTTTCAGAATGtatataaacgcatcccaaaaagaaagtatccagtctGATTTTGATCCATAAaacaaagatggggtcttaaatcaagacctaccaaaagtatgttacagataactTTATTCCGTatgttttgatacctcatttgtccacatcaatgcagaattgatgacacgaTTATCTTTGGAATGCAATTAcctcaattaaaaaaattgcactatccctattgatgtggttttcctgcttctcaagattctttaTAAAGGTACACAATATAAGAGACGGGTTTAGACTttttgacttcacttcatgtgtttcattcaatacagatactcttttactccttcctcaatgttttacccttcacTTTTCACAgccaatatctggtatgtcctcctgctgcatcaaccACTGCCAGACATCTAGGGCGCATGTTCTCAGTCTTGATCTATTCCGcatagtttgatacctcatttgtccaaatcgatgcagaattgatgacacgatgatcttttgaatgcaatcacctcaattttaaaagttgcagtaaattccgattgatttggtcctgctactagtgcatcgatttggacaaatgaggtatcaaactatgCGGAATAAACTTATCTGTAACATAATTTTGGTAGGTCTTAATTTAAGACCCCATATTTTACTTATGgaccaaattcaaatttgatactttctttttgggatgcgtttatattAAATACGTTAATGCTTTATACAGTTATGCTCTCAACACAAAGTATGGACACAGGGGCATTTCTAACCGTATTTTGATTTTAATGACAAGCTATGAAAAAAGAGTGAGTCCTCATGTTTGTCTTTGTCAATGTTGAGATATTCGAGTTGTTGCTATTTAAATGACTTTTCTTAGAACTTCGCCTTTCTTGCTTGCAAAGTCGGAAACCATTTCTTTGAGATCCATAGTTTGACTGAGCTCCTGTTCTATTGATAAAGTAGCCAACCCAACTAATCTTTCGTGGGTCATCGTTGAACGCAAATAAATCTTAATCAGTTTTAGCTTAGAAAAACGTTCACAACTGGCAACAGATACGGGAAGGGTCAGAAAAATGAGAAGAGCTACGAAAATATTAGGAGTGTTACCAGACAGACCATTGCTGCCTAGATATTTCAGCACATCTTTGGGTCCAAGTCGTTTAGGAAATTTGAATCCTAAAACTGTCAATTCAATGTACAAAtcggttatcttttgaattttcGTGCTGCAATTCCTTTTCAAGGACAAGACAATGATCCATACATTTTCTGTGGTGTTTCTTTTTGTCCGCCCgtgtcttctttccttttttctgccccgttttttctttttctcaggtcccccttttccttttccaccctgtccacccttttcttcttttttttccgccctttttttggCGCCCCTCTgcatttgccgccctaggcgaccgccttacctggcctaatggtcggaacggccctgggtAAAGAAATACATAGTTGAGCACCaatagatgaatccaatttcacgcattcctatgcctcaacatgatgcagtcatgtctacagtagaattcaactcgacctttgcaggacttaaaccccattaaaagctattaaaccaagataacactcattgaaaacagctcaactgattaaatcatatcttctctggttaaatacacagaACATATGTTTCTGCATTACACGTACagtggagcaatgagctgggattatactttcagttgggtgaacgattataaagcgagcgctataGAGAACAAttatgtgtggtctttgtttacgaaatgagacaatgcgtgcttattgttaaccagcgttcttgaaaatgagaaacatggtggtttgcagacttaacacggtttggaaataatttcttcatattttttggtgttatctgtcgtttacatatccttcctaaaacaccaaagtacgcatatttccaaacatctaaattagctaaaaatttaggacatgttacaaaactatattttctagaattttagaagagtacttttaatattggccggttatttttcacacagcgacgttaactaggcaatgtactattacctataacattaactaaaacaccaaagtacgcatatttccaaacatctaaattagctaaaaatttaggacatgttacaaaactatatttttgagaactttagaagaatacttttaatatgtaattttgtagaggtcacgcgtcaatgggaaagagcactgtgtattgtgtataggaaaacggacagtaactgcagtatgatggcTGCCAAAGTTGAGTCCCCGTCGGCACtgccgtcggctcaatctcaccttaatgtgaaataatgcggccttggagggtattttaaactgaatTCTATCACCCGTGTCACACGTAGACAAAATatccaaatcctgaccatgacttggctcgttggattcgtctatactccaaatatttacggtaaatctgactAATGGTcatatgttgacatatcatgtgttcaggaaatcacgtggcaacatttcaAGATTTCAGGCTtatttactagttaaattgtcatttgtattcttgattatttatctttgttaattattatatcttttaaatgctgataaatcgtggttggctgcccatatatctgttaaattcaatgtttaaagaatataattctaccacgcagaggggtcacacaGCAGAATTTCACACTGCCCGACTTTGCTAGATttcggagctctgcacttcaaattcacgtacatttcaaagtttatacgagtaatatatttaatatgatactcattgtttgttataacaaactggtacACGAATATACGAGCTTATTACCTacacagaaaggggatttatacacattcactcagcaatttgacatgcctggcgcatcgaGCCATTATCCgtctgcataacatgactaccgCCTTGCTACcgccatagatgaactcctggatggggcagctttaattagcatgaggccacattgatatgtaaatagcgtattgttatttaaatttgtgcccggacgtattgagggcgacagtcatgttatccagacggagaatggctgcatatgccgggcatgtcaatttgctgagtgaaggctgataatcacctttctgtataagGTAAtaaggtaataagctagtatatttcgtgtaccagttggttataacaaaaaattagtatcatattaaatatattaaatgtataaactttgaaatttacatgaatttgaagagcagagcttcgaaatctagctaagtcaggtgatgtgaaattctgctgtgtgaccccctctgcgttgtagaattatattcataaaacattgaatttaacagatatcatgggcagccaaccacgatttatcagcatttaaaatatatgttaattaacaaagataaataataaagagtacaaatggcaattaactagtaaacaatcctgaaatcttaaaatgttgccacgtgatttcccgaccacatgatatgtcaacatgtgaccactattcagatttactgtaaatatttagAGTATTGTtacacggcttgcacatacactgtgcatttctttacctccgtataaaatcaataattcattctgggagccaagtaacattctgtctgctcagtgcagattggtattttattttacttgagagcataatagaaatacataagacgaatagggCGCCATGAtcgaaggtcaggtcgggtatcaaaggttattataacttaaatactacttgtatttcacaccttgcctctgtcacatatttccttcatattattgacagcaagtcctaattttgactttgctattgcaaaatgtcatttcatattaaattagtagactttctttgaaaaaacatatcactggtgcctgatgggaatacccgtccgccatttcattaaactggatcgttttcgcctggtttgtgcccagatgtattggggcgcgctatactctcattgaacaggcaaagttcgcaaaactaacaacgttgttatttgccaaactcaattaacatgatccaggggtcgaacatgaattattcataacgagctataacggatcgataactggcctcactttctagctagtaaaccagctgaatttttcatagattttgcgttgctaatagtcaaccgtgaatttagtgtcacccccttgctacCGCTCTAGGGCgcaaatttgaataacaatacgctatttacatatcaatgcgcctcatgctaattaaggTTACCGCTTCCAGGAGTTATTCTATGTTAATGAACCCCTCCATTCCACGATTACCACCTGCTCCAAATGTAAAAAAACTCGCTCCAAATAGATGTGAAACGTATAATAACTATGTGACTACTATAACTGGCCTTGAGAACAATACTATATGTATATTTAGCTGTGACGGTTGCAGGATGGCTTAGCGGCTTTCGAAGAACAGACAATTTTTAGATTTGTTTGTGGATTCAGGTCTTGTTTGCTTGTACTTCTATAGGATTTACTGTGTAGTGGGTGCATCCAGAGACGGTGCAACTTGTGTGAGTATATTTGTGGCAGTTTAGCAGCTATTAAAGTTGCAGTGGTATTGTTGAGTAGCTATAATATGCAACTCGAATGTTATAGGGCTATAGAGTTAGCATGAATTTTTATTGAAGTGGCAACTATCGTGTTACAAGCTATTTTTTATAAATGAGTCCTGGCTATCTTACAAGTAAAATTACCCACTATATCTAGGGGATATCTAGTCTGGGGGCACATGTTTAAAAGGGTTATCGagctgggaggggggggggggcttcaaaTTTACAGTAAAACACCAAAGTATTTCTCTATTCATAATGAATCAGAAAAagcatagtttgacctatctatgatgtaCGGGTTGCTCCACAAGGGCCCAAATTTCACTGACGTTTAATAAAAATGGTCCCAAAATGTTACACTTAGAACAGCATTagaaacaaagaatagtttgccaaatCTTAGATGTTTGGTTTCACGATCACAAGATCAAATGATGACAACAAGGTGAACATGATTGAATGGGTTTTAACGTTTAGGTCCCTCTTACTCAGGCAATACATTTTTGACCTAACTGGGTAATGTTTATGGTTACCCATACTTTTAAAAAAGGAGACGATCCtgaaacagtgatcggagtgcccatctctctttcattggcgattgggccagactcctccatgtaatgttgctataggggattcGCTACACATCCTCTACAGCGAgtatgttaccttcccagcatttaagaataccggtacccatttaaacacctagGTGTTTaaagagtaatcgagataaaatgccttactcaagggcacaacacgatggcgtcgccggggctcgaacccgcaaccttccgattatgagtcagtgcccgttccgctaggccaccgtgctcctccATACCTTTATGAACTGTCAAAAGCAGTGACAATTACTATTTGATCCGTCTTAAACTAACACAAAGAAGGCACGTTATTAGCAACGCCCCCACCGAAATCAACCGCCTGAAAAACCCATTAAATAAACTAAATAGCTTTctttagacaccaaaatctcaCGGAAGGAGGCTGTAAATTGTATCACCCACCGTTAATGAACGAATGTTTGTTTTCATGATGGCTTCTTTTTTCAGACACGAAAGGGACTATACAAAGAAAGGTGGATACCATGGTTGCAATTGACATGCTAAAAGTGGATGAATTACTGATCATATTCAATCTTTTATCGCTCTTTGACAAGCTTATGGCGTTAAGGTAGACTTTATTGACTTTATCAGAATTAATATGTTCCCCGACATTGTTAAATGTAACCTAAGTGTAGCTCTTCTAATATGCGATTTCTGAAAGTAGATCCTTGTGAAGAAAAACGTCTGGGTCACGATACTATCGAAAATGCaaagtatatcatgtatattactTGTTTCGTCGTACCACCACTTCTAGATCATGCATCAGGTAGAACTACTGTACGACAAACATGTACGACAAACATTCTGCTTCATGTTGTTAATACGCAATCTCATAATTTCAAGGTTTAAGTTTACTAACTCATCAAACAGGAacaaataggtcacccaggtacaaaagtaaaaaaatatctAATTTTGATGACCATAAATATACACAATATTTGTCTTGTGATAATGCAATTTAAGGAATAGTTTCAATCCCTACAGATAAATACATCGAAATAGGGCATACCTATTGAGTCTTATTTGCCCTCGTACCAATAGCATAAACATGTCCTAGATATTGCAAACAATTCTTTTGCTAAACTGCTTTTACTAGACGaacatttcaatacaattttcatcaaaatctagTTTTTGACTTGTGCTGCGCCAGGCCgtagataattaataatatattttattgcATTAATACGATTGCATTCTTTATTCTTATTACTCTAGAGTGTGTAAAAAGTGGTACAACATCATCCTGGATACCCATGCTTGGAAGATCATCAACCTGGAGGAAGAAGGCCCTGTCCTTGAAGAGATCGATGATGCGAAAAAGAAATACCAGCGCTTTACTTCTAAAGATGGGAAACACGTCTTTGATTTCAGGCAAATTCGCACACGCTGGATGTTTCCAACCTCACATCAAGCCAATGTGCTGAAATTTGTAAAACTTTATGCCGGTATGGTCTTACAAGAGTTACGTGTTATTGGAATGTGTAGCTCGGTTGTTGATATTTTGCATAGTAACTGTCCAAACCTGAAGCGTATGCACTTTTCTATCACCGACGATGAAATGAATGCTATCTGTAGAGATCAAAAGAAAGTGTGTTATTTACAGTCAATTCTTGTGGAATGCCGAATATCATGCCATCGAAATACGAATCCAAACCTTGAACATGAGCAAATAATGAGTCTACTTACCCAATGTTCCAATTTGCGAAGTCTGACCCTCCAAGGTTTTAATCTGTCATCATCTGGTTTACAACAGCTATCAACACACTCACATTTACGAGAAATTCAATTGCTCAATTGTAGTTGTAATCAGATCGACCGTGTTGATTTTCATTCGACGCACATCGATGATATTTTGACCGATTCAGTTGGCTCCATAACATCAATGTCACGTTTTCGCCTGTCAGGCCAGCATTCCAAAATTGATAACTTCATGGTGGCAATTGGTGGTTGGGAGTATCTTCAAGACCTATGTCTCAAGGACGTTTGGTATTCAGAACAAGCATTTGAGAAGATGGTATCGAGACTATCACATCTTCAGTCACTGGTTCTAAATCAAGTAACATCACCCGTTGTGTCTCTTGTTGGAAAGTATCTGAGGGAACTCAAATTTCTAGATTTGACAGAGGGATTGCGAAGCATAAACTGCGAAAGCCTCCGGTCATTGTGCCATCAACCCTGTTTAGAAACACTCTGGTATTGTGGAAATTCTTCGTTGTCGGTTCACACCATACATGCTATATATGAAGTGATAGGTACCCTGGTAAACATCAACTATGTCAAACTTACAGGACATAATGTGCAGTATTTATACAACCACCAGGTATTCCCCATTGTTGAATCCGTAGAGATTGAAGTCGTGGATCTCGGGAATAAAAAGTTTGATTGTGCTCTGGGAGTAGTTAATCACGTTGACGCAAAAGTTCAAGAAAAATGGACGAGAATTGTTATGGGTCAACCAATATTATTGATATAACCGCATAAAgtagtctgatgaaaccactagtgtattggtgaaacgtcactaaaactgTGAGTCgtcaacattatttttcatttctAACATTTCAAATGAAATTCTAAAAATTGTATGCTAAATAATTCCACAATAAGAATGTTTCTGTCAAGGAGGCACTTTATAATAAAATCTAAAAGTAGCCAAAACATTTTACCACATAATCAAAAAACTAGTTGATGTTATAAACACAATCAAGGTATGTCAACAGTTTCCTAGGCAGTGTGGTAAATACATACCAATTTAACTGTGCCTATGgaaaaaatacatgaatgaaatgATTGAAGAAATACTTTTCATGTGTATCAAAGAAGGCGCGTAGGTgcagttatttttcggctttcTTAATGATACgctgcattaattatatgcatttatgacaaatcatggcaaatgacatggtcattatttaaaaTCGGATATCATTTTAATAGTAACTAACCTTTAATACATATGTGTAAAGTAtggaattgggtgttataaaatacacacgataagAATTCCATATGGGATGGCCTTACAATTAGCGCGTGATTGTTTTGTCTGCGTTTTGGCACCTTTTCGGGCCCAATTATAGCGCTGATTATGTTTGTCACGGCTTTGAGGCTTTTACTCCATAAGATATACGGTGCCAATTAGCGCAGATTATGTTCATGTCGCGTCAGGTTGGGCATTTTCCATGGAGTTAGAAATATGGTGAACAATGGCAATTTGTGCCCTTAACTAGCGCAAATTATGTTCATTATCATAGGGAATAATATGTGCCCTTAAATTGCTGCGGATgatggtcttgtccgggtcaagggtcactttcccatggaatctagaagttgttaaattactaataacgtcataagaaataatgtgcctttaaatacGCGCAGATTATGATTATGTCTGGAGTCATATtgtaaaaatgttgatattttgcaTAGAAATTGTCCAAACCTGAAGCGGATCCACTTTTCTATCACCGACGATAAAATGAATGGTATCTGTAGAGATCAAAAGAAAGTGTCTTATTTACAGCAAATTCTTGTGGAATGCCGAATATCATGCCATCGAAATACGAATCCAAACCTTGAACATGAGCAAATAATGATTCTACTTACCAAATGTTCCAATTTGCGAAGTCTGACCCTTCAAGGTTTTAATCTGTCATCAGCTGGTTTACAACAGCTATCAACACACTCACATTTACGAGAAATTCAATTGCTCAATTGTAGAATGGAATCTAGAAGTTGTTAAACTACTAATAAcgtcataagaaataatgtgcctttaaatacGCGCAGATTATGATTATGTCTGGAGTCAggggcatttttctttggtatgagatacttaagaaatcccatagaggatatcctttacaaataaaccaaatgatctctcggttggcATAGAACATGGCCACCACAAAATGTTGGTTGTCTCTCATGTTTGTTTTTGAGTTCAATGACAATGTAAAACTTATATACAACATTGTACTATTGAAAAAGTTAATGAGTTGAAATATCAAGGAGTTAAATTTGATTGCAATATGTCACGTTCTTCTCGCGTTGATTATTTATCCACAAATGTGTCAAAAAGAATTGGTATTAATAGGCGTCGTAGGTATTTTCTTCTACATCACCCTCTTGTTctgttatcaaatgctcttgtAACCCCCAGTTTGGATTATGCTAGTTCAGTGTGGTGTAATTGTTCTCTTGAATATCAATGAAGGCTTCaggtttttcaaaaataatttagctagaataattctatATGCTGATATTAGGACGCCAGTAATAGATATGTTAAACTCACTTGGGTGGCTCCAACTATGATGGAAAGATCATATGcttattcttacatttaaatgtttaagaaaTCTTAGTCCTACAATATTCATCATCTCAGTTTGAATGTGTTCATAATACTCATTCTCATGTAACCAGAAATCATTCTTCTAacacattgattgttccaaataCAACATTATATGTAATTCTGGTTTGCGTACATTTCATGTCAGAGCTGCTCATATTTGGAACAGTTTATCACCAATGATtcgaactgatatggaaaatatgtctttagacaattcaaaacaaatgttctcatttcatgtTAGTCTAGTTTATGAATTCCTAGTTGtcattgcatttttttgtttatattatatctatcttatattgtatcacatacaatattatactgtatattatgttttgtattgaccGAGGGCTTGCAtggaaagcagtgctggtcactgaagttgttaccctcaatgaagaaagaataaactaaactatgtttttttgttttatcatgtttcttACTCCTTACTTTGTTgtgtcttgctttctttttatttacaacataagtcatttatcttttttgtggaataaaaggtagcactGAAAAGGGACGGTTTGGGttttctttggttcttctgaagtgagtttacagtGCTGCtatgccctctacctggttgtctACCTGACGAAGACATGTGTCAACCCTggcctcattgcatcaattgcgttgcgtaccatcattgtgcgccggatacttgcgaatgcagcagtaatacccagcaaacataaaacgttttacaaaaaagttgtattgttttattttcggaatttgtaaatttcaatattccttgagcaatgtaaaacaaaaaacatgaaataaaaccttAATGAAGATCCAAAATGTAGGTATATTTTCACTCAAAAAAGTAACAACTTTGGTAAAAATTCGTAGCGTAACTATACGAGGCCTTAATTTAAAGAGCATGGTATCTTTTTCATTTTAATTGTGTATTACTGTGTTTTGATTGTAAATCATCATGTAATTCAACCATTTGGCTGCCATTTTGtgtgatataaataaatatacttATAAGCaacctaaaattattttccccGGTCTACGGATATTGCACACACCCGCATTGTTTGTACGATCACTATACAGTTCTGCGTGCCGTTCATATTTCCTGAtaattaatcaaaataataatgtacTCTTTTAACAGGTGGATCTAGGTGTAATCAGTCATTCACACAATTGCGTGTTGGCATGGTATCCATCGTCGCAACCGGTGTGGCAGGTGCTCCTTAAATTAGGGGCAGAAAAACTCCTGTGTTTTCATTCTGAGATTTCTATTATAGTACTGAGTTTTGAAAATACAACGTGGATTTTATcattctcatatttttttttattacagtGCTGAAAATTATTACGGCATAGATatatcattcttatgttttatattatagtacTGTGTTTAATTCTTGTTTTCTATACTAGTGTTGTGTATGTGCTGTGTTTAGCAAATGCAGCATGTTTTTTTCATGTAGTGTTCTACTGgattgagcgttttgagcgtttcgacagtattgtttgtgggatatgagagcacatcagacatatc belongs to Amphiura filiformis chromosome 18, Afil_fr2py, whole genome shotgun sequence and includes:
- the LOC140139401 gene encoding uncharacterized protein — encoded protein: MVAIDMLKVDELLIIFNLLSLFDKLMALRVCKKWYNIILDTHAWKIINLEEEGPVLEEIDDAKKKYQRFTSKDGKHVFDFRQIRTRWMFPTSHQANVLKFVKLYAGMVLQELRVIGMCSSVVDILHSNCPNLKRMHFSITDDEMNAICRDQKKVCYLQSILVECRISCHRNTNPNLEHEQIMSLLTQCSNLRSLTLQGFNLSSSGLQQLSTHSHLREIQLLNCSCNQIDRVDFHSTHIDDILTDSVGSITSMSRFRLSGQHSKIDNFMVAIGGWEYLQDLCLKDVWYSEQAFEKMVSRLSHLQSLVLNQVTSPVVSLVGKYLRELKFLDLTEGLRSINCESLRSLCHQPCLETLWYCGNSSLSVHTIHAIYEVIGTLVNINYVKLTGHNVQYLYNHQVFPIVESVEIEVVDLGNKKFDCALGVVNHVDAKVQEKWTRIVMGQPILLI